A window from Dysidea avara chromosome 2, odDysAvar1.4, whole genome shotgun sequence encodes these proteins:
- the LOC136248140 gene encoding gamma-aminobutyric acid type B receptor subunit 1-like, producing the protein MVLKQTNGVYLIDIAIPGDSRLSQKVVEKQTKYVDLKIEVVRVWKCRKGQLNVTGSSKGEHNERQVPKLRVLGLFSYQGSDWDGECVIPAARLAKDEINRNDSILPGYMLELIEANSGCDRDLGVREFVKKALYSEQHLPVAIIGTGCSSSTIPIASVAGREDILLPQVSYGAASPFLSFTDSFPYFYRTVPTDEYIEGARISLMQMFNWKRYGIHNTAFGGDNVVWIEHSITALRTGIVQHIMGAEEVYTGEPYQQDSRTTGNSVFETAQLVNDIYTSGMRIGMIYGIQESLISDLLCILYRHNLVYPQIIWMLIDLGTYDRLSTPDCTPEEMRQATEGIIYFGHQYNSTSNGVFDVTNKTFEQYYKSYVNESRKYAEENCPDTNRTETNCTDTNCTDTNCTDTCSNIRNIWSTFTYDAMWALGLALHKAEEKLHNNNSSLANFKLGNSTISGVIIEELARINFTGASGDVSFDKTHKREFLAIAIQQVQSGTLKRIGLYSPSKNSSQLGNLCLDESAFLWSVGSPPADSFPIKTLLAETWVLVLMYLLLTVGILWNNFFLLINFYYQNFPSIKSSSTRLNHLMFAGNNLLLLGGIAVVIKVTDEYEAVVFGTLCQSTWWLFDLGLLLVLIITLLKSWRIYRIFNSFEPGKFLSDNTFIAIATGCIIINAIYHSVFVMVNNTNFVRVKILPSEGFVRQKVMYCQPSNWWGIFYLPHLVMIIILCVLAFAIRKVYDKQFNDAKNIATFFYITALVVTICAGISYAVSPANDVYDKITISLLLDCTAILCIVFTCLLTLFVPKMMPLFKYLYCHRQ; encoded by the exons ATGGTATTGAAGCAAACAAATGGAGTATACCTGATTGATATTGCTATTCCTGGAGATTCCAGACTTTCTCAAAAGGTTGTTGAAAAGCAAACAAAATATGTGGATTTAAAAATTGAAGTTGTCAGAGTGTGGAAATGTAGAAAA GGTCAGCTGAATGTAACAG GCTCAAGTAAAGGAGAACATAACGAGAGACAAGTGCCCAAATTACGAGTACTCGGGTTGTTCTCCTATCAAGGTTCAGACTGGGATGGAGAATGTGTCATACCTGCTGCGAGGTTAGCTAAAGACGAGATAAACAGAAATGATAGCATTTTACCAGGATATATGTTGGAGTTGATTGAAGCTAACTCGGGTTGTGATCGTGACCTTGGAGTCCGCGAGTTCGTGAAGAAAGCTCTGTACAGTGAACAGCATCTACCAGTGGCGATAATAGGCACAGGTTGTTCTAGTTCTACAATCCCCATTGCTTCTGTTGCTGGAAGAGAAGATATTCTGCTTCCTCAAGTGTCCTACGGAGCAGCATCCCCTTTTTTATCATTCACAGATTCGTTTCCATACTTCTACAGGACAGTACCTACTGATGAATATATTGAAGGAGCTAGAATAAGTCTCATGCAGATGTTTAACTGGAAACGTTATGGTATACACAACACTGCATTCGGTGGTGATAATGTAGTCTGGATAGAGCACAGCATCACTGCATTACGAACTGGTATTGTACAGCACATTATGGGAGCAGAAGAAGTGTACACCGGAGAGCCTTACCAGCAGGACTCGCGTACCACTGGAAACAGCGTATTTGAGACTGCTCAGTTAGTGAATGATATTTATACAAGTGGCATGCGAATTGGCATGATATATGGAATACAGGAGTCTCTGATaagtgacttgttatgtattTTATACCGTCATAACCTTGTGTATCCACAAATCATTTGGATGCTGATTGATTTAGGAACATATGATCGGCTATCTACTCCTGACTGTACACCTGAGGAAATGAGACAAGCCACAGAAGGTATTATTTATTTTGGCCACCAATATAACTCTACTAGCAATGGTGTTTTTGATGTTACTAACAAAACATTTGAACAATATTACAAATCTTATGTTAATGAGTCTAGGAAGTATGCTGAGGAAAATTGTCCTGATACAAATCGTACTGAAACAAATTGTACTGATACAAATTGTACTGATACAAATTGTACTGATACATGTAGTAATATTCGAAACATTTGGTCTACATTTACCTATGATGCCATGTGGGCATTAGGTCTGGCTCTGCACAAAGCTGAGGAAAAATTACATAACAACAATTCCAGTTTAGCCAACTTCAAATTAGGAAATTCAACTATATCTGGAGTAATAATAGAAGAATTAGCTAGAATTAATTTTACTGGTGCTTCTGGGGATGTTTCATTTGATAAAACTCACAAACGAGAATTTCTTGCAATAGCAATTCAACAAGTACAAAGCGGAACACTCAAGAGAATTGGTCTCTACTCTCCTTCAAAAAATAGTTCACAACTGGGTAATTTGTGTCTTGATGAAAGCGCCTTTCTATGGTCGGTAGGTAGTCCTCCAGCAGATAGCTTTCCTATCAAAACATTGTTAGCTGAAACTTGGGTTTTGGTATTGATGTACCTACTACTAACAGTGGGTATTCTATGGAATAATTTCTTCTTACTAATCAATTTTTATTATCAAAACTTTCCCTCCATCAAATCATCAAGTACTCGACTAAATCACTTGATGTTTGCTGGGAATAATTTATTACTGTTAGGTGGAATTGCGGTGGTCATCAAGGTGACAGATGAATATGAAGCAGTTGTGTTTGGTACACTATGCCAGTCCACATGGTGGTTATTTGATCTTGGACTGTTACTAGTTCTTATCATCACATTACTGAAAAGTTGGAGGATCTATAGAATATTCAACAGCTTTGAGCCAGGAAAGTTTCTCAGTGACAACACATTTATTGCCATTGCAACTGGTTGTATTATCATCAATGCAATATATCACTCAGTATTTGTTATGgttaacaatacaaactttgtAAGAGTAAAGATCTTACCCTCGGAAGGTTTTGTACGACAAAAGGTCATGTACTGTCAGCCATCCAACTGGTGGGGTATCTTTTATCTACCACATCTTGTCATGATCATAATACTGTGTGTGCTTGCATTTGCCATCCGGAAAGTGTACGATAAACAATTCAATGATGCAAAGAACATTGCAACATTTTTCTACATCACAGCTCTAGTGGTCACAATCTGTGCTGGTATATCATATGCAGTGTCACCAGCAAATGATGTGTATGATAAGATAACTATATCACTACTATTGGACTGTACTGCTATTTTATGTATTGTGTTTACATGTCTGTTGACTTTGTTTGTACccaaaatgatgccactttttaaatatttgtactgtCATAGACAATAA